A window of the Trichoplusia ni isolate ovarian cell line Hi5 chromosome 4, tn1, whole genome shotgun sequence genome harbors these coding sequences:
- the LOC113492843 gene encoding stromal cell-derived factor 2 yields the protein MGFSKVSPLLSTVLVTLYVILISAQVSQGSKAEFVTCGTILKLINTDLRLRLHSHDVKYGSGSGQQSVTAVDVSDDSNSHWLVRAPMAESCKRGAPIKCNTNIRLQHVTTKKNLHSHYFSSPLSGNQEVSCYGDEDGEGDSGDHWTVVCNNDYWRRDTPVKFRHVDTSAFLAGSGRTFGRPISGQGEIVGINSQYGAYTDWQAKEGLFIHPGELLPHQHPIHSEL from the exons ATGGGTTTTTCAAAAGTATCGCCTCTACTTTCCACTGTTTTAGTTACTTTATATGTTATTCTTATATCAGCACAGGTATCACAAG gatCAAAAGCGGAATTCGTTACGTGCGGCACTATACTAAAACTAATCAACACTGACTTAAGATTACGACTTCACTCACACGATGTGAAGTATGGTTCGGGATCAGGACAGCAATCAGTGACAGCAGTCGATGTCTCTGATGATTCCAACAGCCACTGGTTGGTGCGGGCGCCCATGGCTGAGTCATGCAAACGAGG GGCGCCTATAAAATGCAACACCAACATCAGACTGCAGCATGTTACTACCAAGAAAAACCTGCACTCTCACTATTTCTCATCACCACTGTCTGGCAACCAGGAGGTGTCCTGCTATGGTGATGAGGATGGAGAGGGTGACAGCGGTGATCACTGGACTGTTGTGTGCAACAATGACTACTGGAGGAGGGACACCCCAGTCAAGTTTAGACATGTAGATACATCTGC CTTCCTGGCGGGATCAGGACGTACATTCGGGCGGCCGATCAGCGGCCAAGGCGAGATCGTAGGTATCAACTCTCAGTACGGCGCTTACACAGACTGGCAAGCCAAGGAAGGGCTATTCATCCACCCAGGAGAGTTACTCCCACACCAACATCCCATTCATTCAGagt
- the LOC113492853 gene encoding steroid receptor RNA activator 1-like, producing MNNSGYTPNTGVTAPIDPGWNDPPKFSFNAQTTPNKPRNILNKRVAFPLSSATASPVVMPPVNIPPMPTMYPPAPPPQIPNSQTEEINVDRENILKEVKEILLTQLETSTELGPKANDIKRRIGVMEDMWTSGKLNSTIYLQMQQLAHALRDDVPSKADDIHRALMVDHVSAVGTWMPGIKQLIHNCIARSELLALDKE from the exons ATGAATAATAGTGGATATACTCCTAACACGGGTGTAACAG CACCAATCGACCCCGGCTGGAATGACCCACCTAAATTTTCGTTCAATGCTCAGACAACTCCAAATAAACCtcgaaacattttaaacaaaagagtGGCATTTCCCTTATCTAGTGCCACGGCTAGTCCAGTGGTGATGCCTCCTGTGAATATACCACCGATGCCCACGATGTACCCTCCAGCACCACCACCACAAATTCCTAACTCGCAGACAGAAGAAATTAATGTGGacagagaaaatattttaaaagaagtgAAGGAAATATTACTTACACAGTTAGAAACTAGCACAGAGCTTGGCCCTAAAGCAAATGATATTAAGAGAAGGATAGGAGTGATGGAAGACATGTGGACCAGTGGGAAATTAAAtagtacaatttatttacaaatgcaGCAATTGGCCCATG cgCTTCGAGATGATGTACCATCAAAAGCTGATGACATCCACAGGGCATTAATGGTAGACCATGTGAGTGCTGTAGGGACCTGGATGCCGGGCATCAAGCAGTTGATACACAACTGTATAGCCCGCTCAGAACTGCTCGCTCTCGACAAGGAATAG
- the LOC113492844 gene encoding integrator complex subunit 4 gives MAAVLKKRALAEYNKSFQDGPPTKKLHLVKKPLIGSSAAAFVGLLEKCKSSDEALQLLLRISDCLQFQESDVEEAIKKLSEHFQSEEESVVRVKILWLFCDIGLECPGANLSNLIDETTHLIKNETSHKVIAQGIATLLKLGNKLSEDKILMMRLVGVAKDNLKDTSHQVKCRCLQLISELYPIYPESERTTEMTTEADAIVKLLGDYSHAEDARVRCEAFQSLLTLHERGQTLSANLYDLVCLALSDDYEIVREAALKLVWVLGNKYPENTITLCDGETTMRLVDDAFVRICSAVNDLCMQVRALACTLLGTTRGVSDRFLLQTLDKQLMSNMKKKRTAHERGAELVRSGAWASGRRWADDAPGQLLHSATVQLLPGGAAGAFVHGLEDELMEVRTAAVDAVCQLSMENSVFATTSLDFLVDMFNDEIEDVRLRAIDSLTRIAHHIVLREDQLETILGALEDYSMDVREGLHRMLGSCTVASKTCLEMCIDKILENLKRYPQDKRSTFRCVQRLGSSHASLVLPLTTRLLAVHPFFDMPEPDVEDPAYMCVLILVLNAAQHCTTMLPLFEEHTVKHYTYLRDTMPHLVPLLPIGDAQHSSAEKIESAMDDSAVRRFFDSVLQHIDNTSLSNNVRLKMLQSAEEQLNKLAEMEPAASGAAQFTAVFLRCVLALHAALRDSAGLPAHALANLTTDCLRLQHQFSGVSEQESACVWQLALRVSAARVCAAARGARAAAAGPAQGGAAPAGLVLGGPAPAAAAHALAAAAALTHHAELLDRLLATAGVEPDPFTIAVFRQLSMNADNKPAALARAMLPLLQSAPLPVIPRPNIKIRMCTATIVEPAADNDTVVRFSAGLVAGVALEAEVLRVREPRALRVRVHYPDTRVHALAPHKDHLRPLDHHNTNDDGTQNVRLLTKVLISHGVWTEPCGVDISVCLAVEEGGREPAQLVELCKPVRVTVAPKPIKRGI, from the exons ATGGCCGCAGTATTAAAAAAGCGGGCACTTGCAGAGTACAACAAGTCATTTCAG GATGGCCCTCCTACAAAAAAGTTGCATTTAGTGAAGAAACCTCTTATTGGTAGTTCGGCGGCTGCTTTTGTAGGCCTTCTGGAGAAATGTAAGTCCAGTGATGAAGCCTTGCAACTGTTGCTTCGTATTTCGGATTGTCTACAATTCCAAGAGTCAGATGTAGAAGAGGCTATTAAGAAACTCTCTGAGCATTTCCAATCAGAAGAAGAATCAGTGGTGAGGGTTAAGATATTGTGGCTGTTCTGTGACATTGGACTGGAATGTCCAGGGGCAAATCTTAGTAATCTGATAGACGAGACAAcacatttgataaaaaatgagaCTTCCCACAAG GTTATTGCTCAAGGCATAGCAACATTGCTGAAACTTGGTAACAAGCTAAGTGAGGACAAAATTCTAATGATGCGGCTTGTGGGGGTAGCCAAAGACAATCTGAAAGACACTAGCCACCAGGTGAAGTGCCGGTGCCTGCAGCTCATCAGTGAACTGTACCCCATATACCCTGAATCTGAGAGGACTACGGAGATGACTACAGAAGCTGATGCCATTGTGAAACTTTTAGGAGACTATTCACATGCTGAG GATGCTAGGGTGCGCTGTGAAGCATTCCAGTCTCTGCTCACCCTCCATGAGAGAGGGCAAACATTAAGTGCCAACCTCTATGACCTGGTGTGCCTGGCATTGTCTGATGACTATGAGATTGTGAGAGAAGCTGCACTTAAACTGGTGTGGGTGTTGGGGAACAAATACCCTGAGaa CACCATAACTCTGTGTGATGGTGAGACAACAATGCGCCTTGTGGACGACGCCTTTGTGCGCATATGCTCAGCTGTGAATGACCTGTGCATGCAGGTGCGGGCACTCGCCTGCACGCTGCTGGGCACCACCAGGGGAGTGTCCGACCGGTTTCTACTGCAGACGCTCGACAAACAGCTCATGAGCAATATGAAG AAGAAGCGCACAGCCCACGAGCGCGGCGCGGAGCTGGTCCGCAGCGGCGCGTGGGCGTCGGGGCGGCGCTGGGCGGACGACGCGCCCGGCCAGCTGCTGCACAGCGCCACCGTGCAGCTGCTGCCCGGCGGGGCCGCCGGCGCCTTCGTGCACGGGCTCGAGGACGAGCTCATGG AGGTCCGTACGGCCGCCGTGGACGCGGTATGCCAGCTGTCCATGGAGAACTCTGTATTCGCGACTACGTCACTGGACTTCCTGGTGGACATGTTCAACGACGAGATCGAGGACGTGCGCCTGCGCGCCATCGACAGTCTTACGCGCATCGCACATCATATTGTGCTGAGGGAAGATCAGTTGGAAACCATTCTGGGAGCTTTAGAG GATTACTCCATGGACGTGAGGGAGGGTCTGCACAGAATGCTCGGCTCGTGCACGGTCGCCTCGAAGACTTGCCTGGAGATGTGCATCGACAAGATACTGGAAAACCTCAAGAGATACCCACAA GACAAACGCTCGACGTTCCGCTGCGTGCAGCGTCTGGGCAGCTCACACGCGTCGCTGGTGTTGCCGCTGACCACGCGCTTGCTCGCCGTACATCCGTTCTTCGACATGCCGGAGCCCGACGTCGAGGATCCAGCTT ACATGTGCGTGTTGATCCTGGTCCTGAACGCAGCGCAGCACTGCACGACCATGCTGCCGCTGTTCGAGGAGCACACCGTCAAGCACTACACCTACCTCAGGGACACCATGCCGCATCTAGTGCCCTTGCTGCCTATAG GTGACGCCCAACACTCGAGCGCTGAGAAGATAGAGTCAGCCATGGACGACAGCGCGGTGCGACGCTTCTTCGATTCAGTATTACAACACATAGACAACACTTCACTGTCCAATAACGTGCGCCTCAAGATGTTGCAGTCGGCTGAGGAACAGCTCAACAA ACTGGCGGAGATGGAGCCGGCGGCGTCAGGCGCGGCGCAGTTCACGGCGGTGTTCCTGCGCTGCGTGCTGGCGCTGCACGCCGCGCTGCGGGACTCCGCCGGCCTGCCCGCGCACGCGCTCGCCAACCTCACCACCGACTGTCTCAG GTTGCAGCACCAGTTCAGCGGCGTGTCGGAGCAGGAGAGCGCGTGCGTGTGGCAGCTGGCGCTGCGCGTGAGTGCGGCGCGCGTgtgcgcggcggcgcggggggcgcgcgcggcggcggcggggccCGCGCAGGggggcgccgcgcccgccggccTGGTGCTGGGcgggcccgcgcccgccgccgccgcgcacgcgctcgccgccgccgccgcgctcacGCACCACGCCGAGCTGCTCGACCGTCTGCTCGCCACTGCCG gCGTGGAGCCGGACCCGTTCACGATCGCGGTGTTCCGCCAGCTGTCGATGAACGCGGACAACAAGCCGGCCGCGCTGGCTCGCGCCATGCTCCCGCTGCTGCAGTCCGCGCCACTGCCTGTTATACCCAGACCTAATATCAAG ATTCGCATGTGCACGGCGACGATCGTGGAGCCGGCGGCGGACAACGACACAGTGGTGCGGTTCAGTGCGGGGCTGGTGGCGGGCGTGGCGCTGGAGGCCGAGGTGCTGCGCGTGCGCGAGCCGCGCGCCCTGCGCGTGCGCGTGCACTACCCCGACACGCGCGTGCACGCGCTCGCGCCGCACAAGGACCATCTGCGACCGCTCGACCATCATAACACTA ATGACGACGGCACACAGAACGTGCGCTTGCTAACGAAGGTGTTGATATCTCACGGCGTGTGGACGGAGCCGTGTGGCGTGGACATCTCTGTGTGCCTGGCCGTGGAGGAGGGCGGCCGCGAGCCCGCGCAGCTCGTCGAGTTGTGTAAGCCGGTGCGCGTCACTGTCGCGCCCAAACCCATCAAACGAGGGATCTAG
- the LOC113492847 gene encoding solute carrier family 25 member 51 isoform X1, with protein MKQLTLHHHTHHGRQKIMSCECDKKEMSEGDLLDRTCLGEGSVALPVGRAGLHQHWKEFVCGGGSAFCNILISYPLNKLIFRQMMHGVETTFALNQLQKEGLGFLYRGMLPPLMQRSLSMSLMFGVYDECLQPILERKVNPYVAKTFAGVVAGCVEATLMPFERLQTLLIHPKYHNKFRNTAHAASHIAKHYGIKEFYRGLVPILFRNGPSNAMFFVIRDEVRIRLPQQERAVYTGLQNFLAGATIGALLSTMFYPLNVIKIAMQCELGGPHRTVKYEFNYILRKRGSKFINFYHGAVLNISRAFLSWGIINASYEVFRKFLYS; from the exons ATGAAGCAATTAACTCTTCATCATCATACAc acCATGggagacaaaaaataatgtcatgtGAGTGCGATAAAAAAGAGATGTCTGAGGGAGATCTTCTGGACCGGACATGTCTCGGCGAAGGCAGCGTGGCGTTACCTGTGGGGCGCGCCGGCCTGCACCAGCACTGGAAGGAGTTTGTGTGTGGAGGAGGCTCGGCATTCTGCAACATTCTCATAAGCTACCCACTGAACAAGCTCATATTTAGACag ATGATGCATGGAGTAGAAACAACATTTGCCCTGAATCAGTTGCAGAAAGAGGGTCTGGGGTTTCTCTATCGAGGAATGCTGCCTCCATTAATGCAGAGATCACTGTCAATGTCCCTCATGTTTGGAGTGTATGATGAATGCCTTCAACCAATATTGGAGAGGAAGGTGAACCCATATGTAGCTAAAACCTTTGCGGGAGTTGTTGCCGGCTGTGTTGAGGCCACGCTCATGCCATTTGAGAGACTACAAACATTACTCATACATCCAAAATACCATAATAAGTTCAGGAATACAGCACATGCAGCAAGCCACATTGCCAAGCACTATGGTATTAAAGAATTTTACAGAGGGCTTGTGCCTATACTCTTCAGAAATGGTCCATCCAATgcaatgttttttgtaattcGCGATGAAGTGCGCATACGATTACCTCAACAAGAAAGAGCAGTTTACACAGGTCTGCAAAATTTTTTAGCGGGTGCTACTATAGGTGCGCTACTGAGCACAATGTTTTACCCCttgaatgttattaaaattgccATGCAGTGCGAACTTGGTGGTCCACACCGGACAGTGAAATATgaatttaactatattttacgCAAGCGAGGCTCAAAGTTTATCAATTTTTACCATGGGGCTGTACTGAACATCTCCCGCGCGTTCTTAAGTTGGGGAATCATAAATGCTTCCTATgaagtttttagaaaatttttaTATTCCTAG
- the LOC113492847 gene encoding solute carrier family 25 member 51 isoform X2, producing MKDHGRQKIMSCECDKKEMSEGDLLDRTCLGEGSVALPVGRAGLHQHWKEFVCGGGSAFCNILISYPLNKLIFRQMMHGVETTFALNQLQKEGLGFLYRGMLPPLMQRSLSMSLMFGVYDECLQPILERKVNPYVAKTFAGVVAGCVEATLMPFERLQTLLIHPKYHNKFRNTAHAASHIAKHYGIKEFYRGLVPILFRNGPSNAMFFVIRDEVRIRLPQQERAVYTGLQNFLAGATIGALLSTMFYPLNVIKIAMQCELGGPHRTVKYEFNYILRKRGSKFINFYHGAVLNISRAFLSWGIINASYEVFRKFLYS from the exons ATGAAAG acCATGggagacaaaaaataatgtcatgtGAGTGCGATAAAAAAGAGATGTCTGAGGGAGATCTTCTGGACCGGACATGTCTCGGCGAAGGCAGCGTGGCGTTACCTGTGGGGCGCGCCGGCCTGCACCAGCACTGGAAGGAGTTTGTGTGTGGAGGAGGCTCGGCATTCTGCAACATTCTCATAAGCTACCCACTGAACAAGCTCATATTTAGACag ATGATGCATGGAGTAGAAACAACATTTGCCCTGAATCAGTTGCAGAAAGAGGGTCTGGGGTTTCTCTATCGAGGAATGCTGCCTCCATTAATGCAGAGATCACTGTCAATGTCCCTCATGTTTGGAGTGTATGATGAATGCCTTCAACCAATATTGGAGAGGAAGGTGAACCCATATGTAGCTAAAACCTTTGCGGGAGTTGTTGCCGGCTGTGTTGAGGCCACGCTCATGCCATTTGAGAGACTACAAACATTACTCATACATCCAAAATACCATAATAAGTTCAGGAATACAGCACATGCAGCAAGCCACATTGCCAAGCACTATGGTATTAAAGAATTTTACAGAGGGCTTGTGCCTATACTCTTCAGAAATGGTCCATCCAATgcaatgttttttgtaattcGCGATGAAGTGCGCATACGATTACCTCAACAAGAAAGAGCAGTTTACACAGGTCTGCAAAATTTTTTAGCGGGTGCTACTATAGGTGCGCTACTGAGCACAATGTTTTACCCCttgaatgttattaaaattgccATGCAGTGCGAACTTGGTGGTCCACACCGGACAGTGAAATATgaatttaactatattttacgCAAGCGAGGCTCAAAGTTTATCAATTTTTACCATGGGGCTGTACTGAACATCTCCCGCGCGTTCTTAAGTTGGGGAATCATAAATGCTTCCTATgaagtttttagaaaatttttaTATTCCTAG
- the LOC113492850 gene encoding retinol dehydrogenase 11-like, with protein sequence MDYLSGWCKSERRLDGCAAVVTGSNTGIGKETAIDLYKRGARIILACRNTDKANATKEQIEQETKSVSGVGELVVEKLDLCSLKSVREFVERVTSRQEPVSILVCNAGVMMCPQGKTEDGFETHIGSNHLGHALLSLLLLPTLIKNAPSRIVFVSSYLHEKFDLDLDDLNFEQKPYNAYEAYCRSKAANVLFATALADKLKEHGIEKVRTYSLHPGVIRTEISRHFDETVFYGVSWIFNAMGWFMKSPRCGAQTTVFCAVDEQCAEQTGLYYSECAVKTPSKQCQDSAQAAKLWDLTIKALQLDLTTYDPFYKDNVEAPR encoded by the exons ATGGATTACCTAAGCGGCTGGTGTAAGAGCGAAAGACGGCTGGATGGTTGTGCTGCGGTCGTAACTGGCAGCAACACCGGCATCGGCAAGGAAACTGCGATAGATCTGTACAAAAGAG GAGCACGCATAATTTTAGCGTGCCGAAACACAGACAAGGCTAACGCGACAAAAGAGCAAATTGAACAAGAAACCAAATCTGTATCTGGTGTAGGAGAGCTGGTTGTAGAGAAACTGGATCTCTGCAGCCTGAAAAGTGTGAGGGAGTTCGTAGagcgtgtgacgtcacgtcaGGAACCTGTCAGCATACTGGTGTGCAATGCGGGCGTCATGATGTGTCCCCAGGGCAAGACTGAAGATGGCTTCGAAACACACATTGGCTCCAACCACTTGGGACACGCGCTACTCAGCCTATTGCTGCTGCCAACTTTGATTAAGAATGCCCCTTCGAGAATAGTATTTGTTTCATCATATTTACACGAAA AATTCGACCTAGACTTGGATGACCTAAATTTTGAACAGAAGCCATACAACGCGTACGAAGCATACTGCAGAAGTAAAGCTGCTAATGTATTGTTCGCTACAGCTCTTGCCGATAAGTTGAAG GAGCATGGCATAGAAAAGGTGAGAACATACAGCCTGCATCCAGGCGTCATCCGTACAGAGATTAGTCGTCACTTCGACGAGACTGTGTTCTATGGCGTATCGTGGATCTTCAACGCTATGGGCTGGTTTATGAAGTCGCCGCGGTGTGGCGCTCAGACCACCGTGTTCTGCGCCGTCGATGAGCAATGTGCGGAACAAACTGGACTTTATTATAG TGAATGCGCAGTGAAGACGCCATCTAAACAATGTCAAGATAGCGCTCAGGCTGCCAAACTCTGGGATCTCACAATCAAAGCATTGCAACTAGACCTTACAACATACGACCCgttttataaagataatgtagAAGCACCCCGgtag
- the LOC113492849 gene encoding retinol dehydrogenase 13-like, whose translation MPLLSGKCRSKARLTGKTAIVTGCNTGIGKETVMDFYKRGAKVIMACRSLDKAEAAKSDIKMKCKDLPDTGNIVVEKCDLSSLNSVREFAKKVLDTEPQINILVNNAGVMMCPKGETEDGFETQFGTNHLAHFLLTVLLLPRIRNSTPARIVTVSSALHARYGINFDDLNYKKRSYSAAEAYSQSKIANVLFSQELAARLKEYGIQGINTYSLHPGVIKTEILRNLDDTTFWGARKTLNILVGPFMKSPESGAQTTIYCAVDEKCAAETGLYYSDCVVKRPASNGSKKEYAKKLWEMSAEMVKLGDYNPFTANDPGVKTLGQ comes from the exons ATGCCCTTGTTAAGTGGAAAATGTCGAAGCAAAGCCAGGCTGACTGGAAAAACTGCCATAGTTACTGGTTGCAATACCGGTATAGGAAAGGAAACTGTCATGGACTTTTATAAAAGAG GAGCCAAGGTGATAATGGCATGCCGTAGTTTAGACAAAGCTGAAGCAGCAAAGTCTGACATCAAAATGAAATGCAAGGATTTGCCAGACACCGGCAACATTGTAGTTGAAAAATGTGACCTTTCATCTTTAAACTCAGTTCGAGAATTTGCAAAAAAGGTTCTAGATACAGAACCACAGATAAATATTCTGGTGAATAATGCTGGAGTGATGATGTGCCCTAAGGGGGAGACTGAGGATGGTTTCGAGACACAGTTTGGGACCAACCACCTCGCACACTTTTTGCTGACCGTGCTTCTTTTACCGCGCATCAGGAACAGTACTCCTGCGAGGATTGTGACTGTTTCTTCTGCGTTACATGCAA GATACGGGATTAATTTCGACGACCTAAACTACAAGAAGAGGTCATATAGTGCTGCGGAAGCATACTCTCAAAGTAAAATTGCCAATGTGTTGTTCTCACAGGAGCTGGCGGCTAGACTTAAA GAATACGGCATACAAGGCATCAACACATACAGCCTGCACCCTGGCGTGATAAAGACTGAGATTCTGCGCAATCTCGACGATACCACGTTCTGGGGAGCGCGGAAAACCTTAAACATCCTTGTCGGGCCCTTCATGAAGAGTCCCGAGAGCGGCGCGCAGACCACTATATACTGCGCTgtggatgagaaatgcgcggcTGAGACTGGATTGTACTACAG tgaCTGCGTAGTTAAGAGGCCAGCCTCGAATGGATCGAAAAAAGAATACGCGAAGAAGCTTTGGGAGATGTCCGCGGAAATGGTGAAACTTGGAGATTACAACCCTTTCACAGCTAACGACCCCGGAGTGAAGACGTTGGGACAGTAA
- the LOC113492848 gene encoding retinol dehydrogenase 13-like, which yields MPLFSGKCLSTAKLIGKTALVTGCNTGIGKETVMDFYKRGAKVIMACRSLDKAEAAKSDIEKKCKDLPDTGNIVVEKCDLSSLNSVREFAKKVLDTEPQINILVNNAGVMMCPKGETEDGFETQFGTNHLAHFLLTLLLLPRIRNSTPARIVTVSSAAHTRYGINFDDLNYKKRSYSAAEAYSQSKIANVLFSQELAARLKEHGIEGINTYSLHPGVIKTELGRHLDDTLFWGARKTFGIFIGPFMKTPESGAQTTIYCAVDEKCAAETGLYYSDCVVKRPSSNGSNKEYAKKLWEMSAEMVKLGDYNPFTANDPGVKTLGQ from the exons ATGCCTCTGTTCAGTGGAAAATGTTTGAGCACAGCCAAGCTGATTGGCAAGACCGCATTAGTTACTGGATGCAATACTGGTATAGGGAAGGAAACAGTCATGGACTTTTATAAAAGAG gCGCCAAGGTGATAATGGCATGTCGTAGTTTAGACAAAGCTGAAGCAGCAAAGTCTGATATAGAGAAGAAATGCAAGGATTTGCCAGACACTGGCAACATTGTAGTTGAGAAATGTGACCTTTCATCTTTAAACTCAGTTCGAGAATTTGCAAAAAAGGTTCTAGATACAGAACCACAGATAAATATTCTGGTGAATAATGCTGGAGTGATGATGTGCCCTAAGGGGGAGACTGAGGATGGTTTTGAGACACAGTTCGGGACCAACCACCTCGCACACTTTCTTCTGACACTGTTACTATTACCGCGCATCAGGAATAGTACTCCGGCACGGATAGTGACTGTCTCTTCAGCAGCACACACAA GATACGGGATTAATTTCGACGACCTCAACTACAAGAAGAGGTCATACAGTGCTGCGGAAGCATACTCTCAAAGTAAAATTGCCAATGTGTTGTTCTCACAAGAGCTGGCAGCTAGACTTAAA GAGCACGGGATCGAAGGCATCAACACATACAGCCTGCACCCCGGCGTAATAAAGACAGAGCTTGGACGTCATCTTGACGACACCTTGTTCTGGGGAGCGCGTAAAACTTTCGGCATCTTCATCGGACCTTTCATGAAGACTCCCGAGAGCGGCGCGCAGACCACCATATACTGTGCTGTTGATGAAAAATGTGCGGCTGAGACTGGGTTGTACTACAG CGACTGCGTAGTGAAGAGGCCATCCTCGAATGGATCGAACAAAGAATACGCGAAGAAGCTTTGGGAGATGTCCGCGGAAATGGTGAAGCTTGGAGATTACAACCCGTTCACAGCTAACGACCCCGGAGTGAAGACATTGGGACAGTAA